The following are encoded in a window of Methanobrevibacter ruminantium M1 genomic DNA:
- a CDS encoding MmgE/PrpD family protein, whose protein sequence is MIIHELSRFLIDLKYDDIPKESIEKAKLCFLDYLSVYFRGLESENSKIAIKTIYKLFGDNFNSLNKAFINGIASHSLDLDDGHRLAQLHPGSIVFSSLLALISDKSLDLDISTEKFIESIVAGYEVAIALGILVNPNHRNQGFHSTGTIGTIAAGAVASKILNLNLEQTEHCLGLCTTQSAGLLEADHAGTMGKSFHVGNACYGGIISAFLAKNGFTGGESIIDGKEGFLKAMSLKTYEDYLDADNNDLDYLRISKFLEDNLGKFHINEVYLKKFPFCRHIHSSIDSTLYLKESIVNSDDFDSLDSIGLDSIDSIEVKTYKIASEHDNFNPKNPQDLKQSLPYAVAISLVLNDLSLDSIDELKDDGLFDEKSNKEYVLKIKEIISKINIIYDKDLDDLAPQMRPSQVTIKFKDNSRDSIKHTVYYPLGEVENPLSEEDILEKFKLLNPKFNIDKLQIIKHMEEYSIDELFRELDLID, encoded by the coding sequence ATGATTATTCATGAATTGTCTAGATTTCTAATAGATTTAAAATATGATGATATTCCAAAGGAATCTATTGAAAAGGCCAAACTCTGCTTTTTAGATTATCTTTCAGTTTATTTTAGGGGATTGGAAAGTGAAAACTCTAAAATAGCCATTAAGACCATATATAAACTATTTGGAGATAATTTTAATTCCTTGAATAAGGCATTCATCAATGGAATAGCATCCCATAGCCTAGATTTGGATGATGGCCATAGATTGGCTCAATTGCATCCGGGTTCTATTGTCTTTTCAAGCCTTTTGGCACTCATAAGCGATAAGTCTTTAGATTTAGACATTTCAACAGAGAAATTCATTGAATCTATTGTGGCAGGTTATGAAGTAGCTATCGCTCTTGGAATCCTTGTTAATCCAAACCATAGAAATCAGGGATTTCATAGCACAGGAACAATAGGAACCATTGCTGCAGGTGCAGTTGCTTCAAAAATCCTTAATTTAAATCTAGAACAGACAGAGCATTGCTTAGGATTGTGCACAACCCAATCTGCAGGTCTTCTTGAGGCAGATCATGCTGGGACTATGGGTAAATCTTTCCATGTTGGAAATGCTTGTTATGGCGGAATCATCTCTGCATTCCTTGCTAAAAATGGTTTTACTGGAGGAGAATCCATAATCGATGGTAAAGAAGGATTTTTAAAGGCCATGTCCTTAAAAACTTATGAGGATTATTTGGATGCAGATAATAATGATTTAGACTATTTAAGAATTTCTAAGTTTTTAGAGGATAATTTAGGCAAGTTCCATATAAATGAGGTTTATTTGAAGAAATTCCCATTTTGCAGACATATTCACTCTTCAATTGATTCAACTCTCTATTTAAAGGAATCTATTGTTAATTCGGATGATTTTGATTCTTTAGATTCTATTGGTTTGGATTCAATTGATTCCATTGAAGTAAAAACCTACAAGATAGCAAGTGAACATGATAATTTCAATCCAAAGAATCCACAGGATTTAAAGCAGTCATTGCCTTATGCAGTGGCCATTTCTCTGGTTTTAAATGATTTAAGTTTAGATTCAATTGATGAATTAAAAGATGATGGTCTTTTTGATGAAAAGTCCAATAAGGAATATGTTTTAAAAATTAAAGAAATTATATCAAAGATAAATATTATCTATGACAAGGATTTGGATGATTTGGCTCCTCAAATGCGTCCTTCTCAAGTGACAATTAAATTCAAGGACAATTCAAGGGATAGCATTAAACATACTGTCTATTATCCTTTGGGTGAAGTGGAAAATCCATTAAGCGAAGAGGATATTTTAGAAAAGTTCAAGCTTTTAAATCCTAAGTTTAATATTGATAAATTACAAATAATTAAACATATGGAAGAATATTCAATTGATGAGCTTTTTAGGGAGCTAGATTTGATTGATTAG